DNA sequence from the Acipenser ruthenus chromosome 8, fAciRut3.2 maternal haplotype, whole genome shotgun sequence genome:
ATTTAGTTACAAGAAACCGCTACAAAAAACCCCACCATCACCTCCTCACAGATCCCAGTATCATCCATCACTGAAGTGCACCCAAGACTGACCACCACAGTACTTTAAAACTGAAATctaaaatgcttttgaaaagggTGCTATAGTCCTTTTGTTCAAGGACATTTACTACTTTAAACATGTACTGCAGCATATTTGCAACAGTTTCAAATGCATGCAAGGAGTTGCAGCAAGGTATATGGTGAAGCAAATACATCCATACATTCCAAAGTAAGATGTCATTTAGTGACAGGCAGGAACAACTCACTTTTTACACGAAGTGCTTCTACTGGTCCTGCTGGGAGTGTGATGGTCATGCTACTCGTACCACAGATTGTAACAGGTTTATCAGGTGTAGAAATTGGACAGGACATATGCACATAGTGGTTTCTCCACATCAGGGTCAGGACATATTGCCCACCCTGCAAGAAAAGGTAAGAAGTCAGGTTGAATGGGAATGCTATAGCCAACATCTGTGATTGTAAAGTCTCCAAGTTGAAAGCAGATACACtgtagttcacaaaaaaaaaaacttaatttcttaaatttaattttaattgtatACATGGAACAGCAGTCCCATGGCATTTGCTTTGTCAGTTTAACATTTATACTGTACAAGACAAGCAAGTGCGTATCTGATGGCATAGTAGCAGACTTTTGGAGTTATTAATCCAACTCTTACCTGTATCTTCACATTGCAACCTTTGAAGGCAGTTGTAAAGTGGACAACTCCATTTCTCTCAAACACCTTGTATCTGCACCTCTGCGGAATCTTGCTTACTTCAACAAATATGAAGGCAGCTGTGGGAGAAGTTAATGAGATTTGATAACCGTACCTCTTCCAGAATTAAACAGATACCAAGTTAAGAATCCTTACCTCGCACTTTGAGGTCTGTCAGCCTTCCACCAAACAATTTGATGGCCATATCTGCAACACTGCATGTAGTTGCTGAAGCCAGGGTGGTTGGCTCTCCTGTGCTATGAGGAAGGGGGTTTGGCGGGGCAATAGGTCGATTAAATGTACCATAGGGCCCTATAGAGGCATCATAGATGCTGCTGGGCACCCTGGGACCTCCGGAGAGATCAGGAGAGTTGAGTGCACTGGCAATCTTAAGAGCTGGAGAAAGAGCTTCATCCAACTCCAGATTTATATCAGTAAGTACAGAGCGGTCAAAAGAAGAAACATGCATTTCATTAAGGTCACCAGTAACTTGGTCCTTACGATGATAGGAATGCACACCAGGATGCAAAGCATCAGTGCCTTCCTTTTCAAGATCTGCAAAGGCAGCAGAATCATAGCCTAGGGTTTCAGAATAGGTACCAGACTTGTGGTCAGAAGAATCCAACTCTTTCCCAAGTTCACCGATACCCATTTCTGCTGCAAGATTAACCGAATCATTGAGATAAAGGGTAGCGGtattagacacattttctttatctGAAGTAGCTAAATCAGCATATGCAGAGACTTCTGGGAAGTCATCAGGGTCATTACTCCGATCAGTAAAAAGTGCATGTTCCACATCGCCTTCAGAGTCTGAAGCCATAGGGTAGTCGTCAGCAGCAAAAGGAACAGAGTTCTTGGTCAAATCAGAATTGAAGTCATCACTATCTGGATTGGAAAAGCCAGGCTGTTCAAGAGCATCCTCATCATACTTATAATGCTGGCTGAAATCAAAAAGCCCATCGTTTGTAGAATCAGACTCAGAAAACACATGATCAAGAGACTGCTGGTTATTCTGCAGCTCAACAGAGGCAATCTCAgaaagttcaccttttccatttggTGAAAAGTAATCCTGTTTAGAAAAAAGGTCCTCAGCATAAGGAATGGCTAAATCAGTAGCTAAGCTCAAGTTCCCTCCACGATCCAAGTTTCCTGTCCCTGACATGGAATTTGCAGCCGCTTCATCCTGCAGGCGATCATGAGCTAAAGCAAGAGCTTGTGTGAGCCTCAAGACCCAGGTCAATAAGAAGAAAGGCAGCATCGCCTGCCCTCTCCGTAACAtcgttattgtaaataaaatataaccaaaaaacaacacaaaaaagcagTCAATATGTGTGGGTTCTACGGGCGCGGGTATTTAAGTTGTGAGGCttagtgttttaattgaatttgtaATTGGCAAGCCAATTGCTGCCGTTGAATTATCAGCATTCTTAGATCATTAGTAAAGCACTGCTAGACTAAATTCTGCACGAGAGAAAATCACCTGATTTAATTTTCAGAAAACGTCAGTATGTGTATGCTGAGAAACGTGTGTAGACGTGCCCTTTACTTAAAAGATGAAAATAGCATTGCATTAGATATAGAGATGAATGTAATGAAAGAAATACTAAAAATGAAGAAGCAATGGTTCTTGTAAGCGGTAATCATATAGATTGCTCCTGTTCCAGGCTAAGTCCCAAATTCTCGGccgctctggttttcagataacgtcccaaattctgggccgctctgctGTTCCGAATTCAACGCAGTTTTTGGGATGTTCTTCTCTTCCAGATTTCAGGTCATGTTCACTTTACCATAAACATGTACACCAGGACTGGATCGTGAATTAATTTAAGAGTAATCCtaagtacatgaatcaaagttaatgtattttttgagaCTCCTCAGAATTCTTAAAAGAAGAAacagaaatcaaatttaaatgttttttttaaagcttatttctttattacaatgaacaAACTACATTGCATTGAAATAGATACATCAAAATGCACGTGTTTATTTATCAAAGGTTAATATTGatacacatttttgagaaggaacacaTTAAGTCAATCTCGCTATTAattgatatgattttttttttttttttttgatgggaaTATACGTCAAAACTACCAAGCATACTTATAATGTCAAGCTGTTTAGAATGACAGGCATTTCCATCTGTGGACTATTGAAGTAGGTACTGCAAGAAAGCATCAATCTAGACAGTGACACAGGTTAATACATTTAACCTGTGGCATTATATCACTATCAGGACTGCCTATGGGTTGTTAGAAGTATCAGCTACAACAAAGCATTAATCTGGCATGACGTAGAATACCGATCGGGTGCTTAATCAAGGAGATGCAGATATTACAGAATACACGTCAGTGATACCTTTAATTTCACAACCTACGAATCACTCACGAGGGACAGCACATTTCCACATTGTTTTCAACCTGTGTACCTAATACACTTCAAACCTAAATATTTTGTAAGTAtggtaaaaaagaaacaaacaaacaaaaaaaaacctcgtAATTAAGGCAGCTTGATACAGTCCCAATGTTCTCTTACTAGTGATGTAGGCATCTTAAATATTAAGGCCTGTGTACCTAACACACTTCAAACCTAAATATTTTGTAAgtatggtaaataataataataataataataataataataataataataataataataataaataaataaataaataaataaataaactcgtAATTAAGGCAGCTTGATACAGTCCCAATGTTCTTTTACTAGTGACGGCATCATCTTAAATATTAAggcctgtattcagtattaagggcACCATCAGCAGTCCCAAACATATCAATCctgttaaatcagcactacaatgagaccaacatgctgtaaagtattttttgttttacttagatGCATCATGATGTTACTCATTTACCCCTTTGACTTTGACTACAAAAATCcatacattcataaataaaaaacctaaaacagaaaactaaaataaagttaCATACATTAGCtacaattgaaaataataaaaatcatatGGTATAATAGTGTTATTAAGTATGTATCTTTATATAACACCAACGACTATTTGCTtgattaacagtaaaaaaaaaaaaaaaaaaaaaaaaaaggtccctaTCACGTGATAAGGGTGGTTCACTCCCCCGAGAGAGCTTCATGTTCACCGGATATTATAAGTTGTTGCCCCAGAACAGCCGTCATGTGATTGGATTCTCGTATTTGCAGAAAAGAAGGGTGGAAGAACCCGAGGAAAAGGAGCAGTTATTTCTCCTTCAGAACccgaattaattttttttttttgtatttgtttaccgGGAAGAAAGCTGGATATTGAATTCGTTTCGCTTGGCAGATAGCCGAGATCCAACACCGGACACCATGGGTTGCTGTTACAGCAGCGAGACTGAGACCACGGAGCAGGTATTgggacacacagacaaacagatagATAGTTGTAAACATTAATTGGGTAATATAGACTAGGAGAGAGAGGAGCAAGCTGCAAGTGACGTGAGCTGAAGAAAAAATAGGTATAATAAGAACATAATGTCAAGGAGACGCATGTAAACAACGTCGGCGATATAGAACACAGACAGGGAAATATCATAACACGGCCTGGGTGAAGGGTGCACAGTAAACAGCTACTGGGGTGAAACTAGCAACTTTGCGATTATTGGACAGCAGAAACACAAACTAATTTTACAACATGGACTTGAGAGAGATAGAAGGAGATAGATTTGGGCAGTTAAGAGACACACCAAGGGTTGACAAGACGACAGTTGTTGAATGTGTCATTCACTGTTACGACCTACGTCGCACGTTACTGTATTGTGGTACACCCTGTGACATTCATTGGGTGGCGGGGGGGACATGAATCTGTCACAAGAGCCCAACATAATCACACAACAGATAAAACCACAGAAGTGATCAGTGCATCACAGTCCCATCCAGATTTGAAATGTACAATAAAAGAAGACAgttatcaaatacattttaagcacTTTCCACAATCCACGTTATGGTTGCTAGGCTACATTTTTTAACTGTGAGCCACAGAGCAGTCTAAAAACAGGAACTTACAAGTCAACTGCACCCACCACAGTGTGTCATGATATAGCCcatacaaaaaaaaggaaattgaacTATCACATGTTAGGACTGGCTGATTTTCATTGTATATATGATTTTGAAATAAATTGATCAAGGTTTAAAAATGCTTTTGCCAATATTGTCTAACTGTAATTGCTTTTGTAACATTGTCTGTGCATCCCTTATTCTCCTGTTCATCTAGTATATTTTCCAAAATGCTGATTTGTGtcgttttgtttttagttttgtatattttgtcACAACAGCTCTGTACAAGCATAATTGCAAATATTTAACTCTGCCAGTTTTaaattcttatttaaaaaaaaaaaaaaatacttatactTTAGCATTATATCCACTGGCCATTTAATGCTGAGACCGAGAATATATCAGCATGAACTACAAACCACACAGCTCCTGTAGCTGAAATTAATGGCACACATGTTCTGTCTTGTGCTCAGGATTATCTATGTCAAATAATACCTTGTGTAATGGCCAATTATAGTGCAGTCACCTGCACCATCAATAACAAAGATTCATAGAGAACCACAATGACTTTCATTCTCATCAAAGCAGTCATGAGAGTGTTGCTGGCTTTAGTGTtgcagctgaaaatgagtttgaCCCAAACAAGAGAATCATGTAAATGTAAGTGCAGTAAATTATAACAATTAAGGTGTCTCTTCATTTATCTATATTTCTTTAGGATCGAGAAGAGCGAAAGCCACTACTGAACCCAACCTCTAACCCACCCAGTAAATCCACCAATGGGACAGAGCGGAATTCAGCAAGCCTTCCCTCTGCCCGGACAGATGAGCAGGCACTCCTCTCTTCTATCCTCACAAAGACAGCACTGTAAGTATTGATCTGGGCAAATTCACGAATACAATACCGCTCTTATTTTCACTGTTATGATGAGTAGATAGTGCTAGAAACGAGACCCTCTGTTCATCCATAATAAACAGATGTAGTGTCAACTCTTAAAGCACACCCACACATAGTGTTTTCATTGGTCAGTTGGAGCACTATCCGCCCAGTTGAGAGGAGCATAGAGAGTGTGTCTGGGAGTTTCAAAGTGTGCTGATAATTCTTTTGCTGTTGTAGATTTAAGTATGTAGGCATTGGACAATGTTTATGTGTGTCTTTTTGTAGCTAATTAAAAGGACTGAGGTTATTCAAAGCCCTTATATTGTCTTATGTAAGGAAGGAATCAATAAAGTTGAAATCAGTCCTCTTCAGTTGTGCAAGCATATTTGTGCCTAATTTTATTTCTAAATagcatttaacaaaaacagtgaGCAACCTTAATGGTTTGTAAGTCAACTAAGCTTCAACctaatttaatgtgttttttttttgtttagttttttttataattagaaTCACTTTTCCCCTTGTGCTTGCACTTCAGTTCTGCATGAGAAATCCCTTCTTTTTCCATTAGTAAAGCCAGAGCTACACTTTTCTCAAATTGAGGTGACCTAGAGCTGAATTTGGTTATCGGGTCAGGCTCACATGGCAATATATAGCTTTAAAAGTAGTAAAGAGTAGAAAAGTAGGTTATGTTAAGGCTGTCACAGCTTATCAGAAATCTAAATCAGGGACTGGGTGGAAGTTTAATTAGttgatttaaatacaaatgtaaaacaggGATGgagcaaagaccaggagtggaaagcCCAAACTTTGGACACACGGACCTAAAGTATGGCTAGGTatttcaagattagtgctaatcagggtgaATGAATCAAGTTGATAGAGAGGAATGGGCTGGTTCTAGTAAAACTGATTTTCTGTGTGTCCTTTTGCAGGAATATAATTGATGTGTCTGCAGCAGACTCCCAGGGAATGGAGCAGCACGAGTACATGGATAAAGCCAGACAGTACAGGTGAGCCTGGCTTCCAACATTGTGTTAGCATGTGGAAGAGCTTTTAGCTGATTTGAACATTTGCTCTGAAAACAGTGCAGAGTTATATTACATTCTATAGTTCTGTGATGCAGGTAACCACTTTTATCACTCCCACTCTTTAGCATTACAAATAATTTCAGCAAGTAGTCTATCAGTAAaatcctgatttaaaaaaaaaaaaaggtttagaaaaaaaaaaacaccacaaagagCAAAATTCAATTTTTGTACGGAAAGTACAGACCATAAATTGGAGTTCAGTTCACTGGATTGTTAACCTTTTGCTCATCTGCAATTAATATTGgagaatatatctttttttttaaattgttttgtcgCACAATCTttatatatctttatttctaaatCGGTTTCAGTTCTGTATATTTCTCTTTAACACAGTACAAGACTGGCAGTGCTCAGTAACGGCCTGTCGCAGAAAAAGCCGGCTCCTATGCCCTCCTTAACCAGCCAACCTCATCAAGTGCTCGCCAGTGAACCTGTGCCATACTCAGACATACAACAGGTACAACCGCTTCCTTAGTTAAGAAAGTTTTGTATTAGTTGTCAGTTGCGCTGCTTACCAGTGATGTTCAGTCCCTCCTATAGGTGTGCTTGGAGAGGttccaaatgtgcagttttgaaagacgcATGTTAAAGCAAatgcatgcattttcattttgaaacatcaAAACTCTCAGTTCCATGCCTTATTTTCAAGTTGTGTTGAACTTCTTGGACAGTGAACTGTTTATTTCCTGACATTAACaaaccagctgcttctcctattgaccAACATGCTTTCTAGCCTGTAACATGCTTTGGTACCaattatcatgtttttaaatcaaaatgcAATAACATTTGACACCTCTATAGCCAGTGGAAGTGCAAGATGGGAATTcatctttttctctcttttttttgtgcaGGTTGCTAAGATCGCTGCATATGCGTGCAGTGCACTTTCACAGATAAAAGTGGACGCGAAGGAGGATTTGGTTGTGCAGTTTGCGATTCCCTGATCAGCTTGGGGAGACTCTTCTTACTCTCCCTCAATCCCTGTCCCTTTCTCTTCCCCCACATATCTACCCatccctccatctctctctgAGATTCCAGCAACACCACCACAGTGCATCAACAGCTGAAGACTTGGAAACTATAATCTCTGCTAACTAGAGGTCAGCTCGTACCGATCATGACCCACAAACTCTTGAGCTTTTCAGGACTTGTGtcataaaggaaaaaaaactggGGACTGCTGCTGTTCAATAGCATTATTAACCAATTTAATCTTAAAAAATAAGGCTTGAATTTTATGTGATTATTCAACTGATTTTTCAGTGCCAGAACCTAAGAATAGATCGCCTCCAGTGAGTAgtttattaaaaagtaaaaataaataaataattaggaGTGACGGCTAGGGGGTCTAGTGATGCCTTTCATCTAATAAAGGATGAGCCTCAAATCTATCAAGGTGAAATTAGTTTGGTGCTCTCATCAAAGCTCTCAGTGGACAGCAgtcatcacaaaaccaccacactgCTCAACACAATTTGTCACAACACAGAATGGAAGGCATGGTTTTTCAGGTCAGGATTATTGAGGAACCTGGGCAGTTCTTTGTGGAGGAGTTCCTATAGTGTTAGCCAGTGTCATTTTTCCCTTCACCTTGTGTAAGCACTAATCTTTCACACGCACTAACGGTTTTGCTGATTTCTGTCACTAATTCCTCTCTGCGCTCATCGTTCAGTATCGCCACCCTGTCCCAACACAAAATAGGAAATAAAGCTCAGATCATTTGACTCATGGAAGTAAATTGTAACGATATGAAAAAGGCCTTTGTTAGGTTGTCAGTTTTGTAACTTATGAGCTAGCCCTGTTTTGTTTAAGCTATATGTTTAAAGTGGTCTTCAAGTGTTATTCTCTTctccatttcattatttttcagtaAACTGAATAAATAAGCCAGTAAGATTGACCCCCCTACGCTTATTTTGTTTAATCACAAATAAATGAGAGACCAAACATAAAAAGTGAACAATTCAAGCCCTagtttattacatttgttttatgtatGGTAAGATGATTTATAGCTTTTTATTCAGAAAAGACCACCTGGAACACTACCTATATATGAACACAGTGTATCAGtctctttcattttaaaaatcctACACGCAGAACTATAGAAGCGATGTTAATGGAACAAAAAACACATGATCCGAACTCAACTCCTAATCACCTATGGTAAAAATGAGCAAGTGGTGGATTTTGAAACAGTTTAGTTTCTAAATGAATATACTTGAAGAAATGTAGAtgtatttcttcattttttcttttaaaagtatttatggACACTTGTATTATGTCTGTACTGGTGCGAGCAGATCTCTAGTGCAAAATGAAGCACTTTTTGGAGCTTTAAAGGGATGAACCTTAGGACTTCTGCAGACATTTTTATTCTGCTTCTTGCTGTGTGCTATTAGTTTTTTTgttggtttcttttttgttttgtactttaaTGTAAAATACTACCTGAATTAAGTTGCCCATACTCTTAggctaacaacaacaaaaaa
Encoded proteins:
- the LOC131737814 gene encoding ragulator complex protein LAMTOR1-like, with protein sequence MGCCYSSETETTEQDREERKPLLNPTSNPPSKSTNGTERNSASLPSARTDEQALLSSILTKTALNIIDVSAADSQGMEQHEYMDKARQYSTRLAVLSNGLSQKKPAPMPSLTSQPHQVLASEPVPYSDIQQVAKIAAYACSALSQIKVDAKEDLVVQFAIP